Genomic DNA from Magnolia sinica isolate HGM2019 chromosome 4, MsV1, whole genome shotgun sequence:
tacgtgtacatttgcaatggccagaattttggttaaggtgtgcgactaacctgagattaggagcttaccacattgagtctatctatccaaatttaggaatgggattggtttgaatagaagtcctttgtgataggccacATAGCttacgataccacgtactatcatcccgacttcacactgcagcttagtcatttcattcgcaccgtatattgcattatatccacgACATATGGTATATTggtttgctatgtcttttcatcctatatcctgaataaggttcagtatatgatatttggctcattatgatctgcattacgTACTCTGAAATTGTATGACCCGTGGATTTGCCAGTATTTTcctcttactttgatatcgtatgattcatgatcttaacagtatttccgacattgtatgattatggcattgtattgaatactttaCACTTATTTTGTGcccacactttcaccaccctctaagctttgtataagcttatgcacgatagatacatgCGTATggcattaggttacagcagcatggagcttagagcatgtagttgacttctggagctttgattttgatatatgtatttccctttcagtattgtatttaaatgtttatattaatggatatgtgatgatgatgttgcctttgtgatttgagtatatttgtggttatgcttattacgaatcaaaatcatgtttgaaatcctccttgtacaatactaggatcggaacctggtgtatgggtgctgggagccgagaatgaagTAATACAATGAGGtaatacggaggctgttggcgccagattcggcgatcgagaattttatgagcccagttttcgagtttggggtgtgataacaGTGTGGACAGTATGCCTATAGTAGCGCTAGTTGGTATACTTCACACATAGGTATCGTGTTGCAAAGTTCACCTGACTTTATAGGCCACTAGAAACGACATTTaatgatccaacggttagatcGTTGATCTAATGATCTAAAACGTTCAGAATTTAGTACCAATGGTCAAAAACATTTCACAAATGTTTTGAACCATTGATGACCGCCTGATAATGGTCTACACCTCAGATGCTATATAAATTGGACCCTCCAAGTCCAGAATCATCTAAGTCTAACAAATTTAATCTGCTGAACGTGAGACCTTAAAAAATACCTGTCTTATCTCAGAAGCAATTCACCTGTGACCTACCAACGATCTTAATTCAATAGAGAATTCGGCGAATTAAactctaagggtctgtttggatacGCGTTTTGGGATGTATTGTATCGTATTAAAAGTTATGATTTGACGTTTACCGTATTTGGATTGGAGTGAATAGGAGTTGAATCCCACGCGTGTGAATACAAACTCCAACCAAATTTTCGAACCGACGGTAGAGTATTGTCAGTGGGTTCTGCTGTCGTCAATACTTCGTATTCATTGCACTATATTCGGCAGCGGATGAAAGTTTAAAATTTGTACGATTACTAGATATCTGGTACCTATGCAGTGTAagatcaggaccattcatttGGTACATTTCAACGTGAAAATCATCTGGGCTAGAAATTAGAAAGTTCCATACGTCAAACAGGCCACCCGACCCAATTAAGATTGTACAATACGCAGACATAATACGTCTTATCCAAACATTAATCTGTATAACGTATTGTATACTATGCCAGACAATACctcatatccaaacattgattaatatctgattgatttggatgtattctgaaaaccgtccaatgtatacatgaacaacacccatatacaatacaatacaatactatacaCGAATGCAAACAGGCCATAAGGACAACGTATTACATACGTAATTTCAATCtagtattaattttattttatcttttagtTTTCAATATTATTTGTGAAATATTTTCCATCACATGGTAACCCAATGTTGTGGAATTTGATTATGCCATGTGCTATTGTAAAAAATGAGGCCCGTTGGCCCAACTTAACAAAGTTTGGTATCCCTAATGATGGGGACTATAGGGGGCCTACTATgaagtgtgttttatccatgacgtCTAACCTGccgctcattttagtgcatacacccaaaattgaagtatatctaaagctcaggtggcccctATGAGGTTTTGAACAGTAGCCATTTAATCCTcagtgtttcatgtggtgtggttcgcttgagctttggatatctttcaattttgagctcatatcctaaaagaagctgataaaacagatggacagcctagataaaacacatacacttaCAAAATGGCTTCTTATCACCAATTCCTGTCTCCTTATTGTCCTGCCCTAGCTAGGATGGATAACACTCTATCTTAGCAAAGGCGCCGCACAGTGAGGTTTGAGCGcccaatatttaaaacttcttgggagctgcggAAGATTGGATCaagtatatatttttaatttcacTTCAACCAGATCTAATAACCTATGAACAGGTTCGAGGCAAACAAACATCAACGTGCGCCTtcgcaaggtttcaacggtaggagtcattatcacccttgcttcccGTCCCATGTTTCACCTGAGCGTTGGATCCActctttttttagatcatgctctaaaataatctattaTGTTGAATATgctcctcttttttatttttatttttacatactTTTAAAATAATTGttaagatggatgaacggtgtggataaaataagtaTAGTTCTAGTTCGGCCGGCCCACAAAGACAGTACGTGGACCGAGTCCGTCAGGCGGAGTCAAGTTGCAGTCCCGCGTTCCCCTTTGCGGCAGTGGGATATAATCATCGCCGTAGAGGCTGAATAGCGGTATATACATCTCTCTCAAGACACGTGGCATGCATCGACAGTGTCCAACCACATACTGGTCCAAGTACAGATAAGTCAATCCTATCCATTACTTTCGCCACTTCTGATCACTGCATATTTGACCGTTAGCTGGTTTTGTTTTCCACCGTCCTTTAATAGCCACGGATCAGATGGACAGTATTGCCTAATAGATTCAATTTTTGAGATATCAACCATCCATTCTAGGGGTCTAGATATGGATGGACCCGATTTTCACATATCCCTCCTACGCGTACCGTAGAGAGCGGGCTCTACCGTATTTCGGTTCTCCTACGCAACTCAAAACAACAGATAAGACTTCATAAGGCAACAAAAACTCCCTCGTTCGGCTCGGCTCAAAGCCGTCAAGCTCTAGCCAGCATTTGATAACTAAAACCcttaaaagattagaaaattacAACGACTTTTCGTCCTTTTCTCTACTCTCTCGATTTCTGCAGTAATCTCGCGAAGGCTACTCGAGCATACAAATCTGACAGCGTGGCGGTCTCCTGCGTGATCTTGTCCGTTCATCAGGTCAGTCCACCCAAGAGCCTTTACATTAATGGTCAAGCGAGCCAAAAGTAAGTATAAAAGTTAGATCAATTAAAAGTGACGCCCAACCCACATCCTTTGTACACTACGTGATAAGCATGATTGCCTGATTCAAGATCTATTGTACAAAAATCCAGATGCCTTCTGATGAACCGTCCAGATATCATATACGTATACCCCAGTGGCAGAAAACTATACATACTCGTATAAGTAGAATTGCATACTTCCCCTTACGTGGCATTTTCACTTTCTTACTTAAAGAGTAGTTCTCAAGTCCAACCGACTGGACCATAAATTACTGTCCATCAGCTCATAAATATAATTTTTCTCATATTTGAAAAATCTAACCTGTCCAATGGTTGGCCACACTATGGGAATGACCCTATGCTAAAATCAGCATGATCCATTAAAAACATTAGCCATATCATATAAAGCAATAAATAACCGCCGATGAGTttttttacaaaataaaaatatggCCCATATAATCAGTGGATCAATCTTGTTTTTCCAAATACTAATAATAAATACTAGTTTAAAcatattggacggtttggattttcatATTGGAAAGGATTTAGAAGATATCCTTCAATGGACGGTGACCTATAGTCCAACCGGTTGTACTTGCGATATCGTCCTCCCCAAACGCCCCTTGCTCGTTCTTCCCTGCCATCTCAACAACCACCTCTTCACCAaaccccgctctctctctctctctctctctctctctctctctctctctctctctctccaccctttATAAATAGCTTCCACATCCTTCCTCCATTCTCAGGGCATTTTCTCAAAAGCTCTGTCTTTCTCTCTTTCATCCTCAAAtataaaggaagaaaagaagagaggcaAAAGAGAAAATGGCTCTTACAACCACCTCATCCCTCTCCACCAAATCCCCTctccaatcccaaccatccatcttccCTTCTTCTTCCAAGACCCACCAACATTCTCTTCCTCTCCTCCCCACCAGAACCCCCAAACCCATCTCAGCCGTCCACGCCGCTGATCCCACCAAGAACCCCGTCGTCGTCGACAAGCCCTCCAAggcctcatcatcaccatcattgtCGTCGCCTTCCAAGACTGTTCCAAGCAAATGGGCGGTCGATAGCTGGAAATCAAAGAAGGCCCTGCAACTCCCGGAATACCCGAATGAGCAAGATCTCGAGGCCGTCCTCAAGACCATTGAGACCTTCCCTCCTATCGTCTTCGCAGGCGAGGCCCGCCATCTGGAGGAACGTCTTGCTGATGCCGCCATGGGGAAGGCTTTCCTCCTCCAGGGCGGAGACTGCGCCGAGAGCTTCAAGGAATTCAATGCCAACAACATCAGGGATACCTTCAGAATCCTACTCCAGATGGGAGTGGTTCTCATGTTCGGTGGACAAATGCCTGTTGTCAAGGTATTTTCAGTTCTCTTGATTCCCATCAATGCAAAATTCCAATTTGAATTTTgggtttttcattttctttgaaattgcaattgaattttggattttttttttttttctcaggtgGGTCGGATGGCAGGACAATTCGCAAAGCCAAGATCGGAATCGTTCGAGGAAAAGAACGGCGTGAAGCTTCCAAGTTACAGAGGAGACAATGTCAATGGAGATGCCTTTAATGAGAAGTCAAGAATTCCGGACCCACAGAGGATGATCCGTGCCTACTGCCAGTCCGCTGCTACTCTTAATCTCCTGAGGGCCTTCGCCACGGGAGGCTATGCTGCCATGCAGAGAGTCACACAATGGAATCTTGATTTTACAGAGCAGAGCGAACAGGGTGATAGGTAGGTGTTGAATCtttggttctttctttctttctttcttcgttGTTGTTTTTTGACTCGGTGACTCGGACTGAGTTGACTCGTATCTCAACCTGGATGTTGATGGAAACAGGTACAGGGAGTTGGCTCATCGAGTCGATGAGGCATTGGGGTTCATGGCTGCTGCAGGGCTCACTGACGACCACCCAATTACAACGACCACTGAGTTCTGGACGTCGCACGAGTGCCTGCTCTTACCATATGAGCAGTCACTTACGAGGGAGGATTCCACATCCGGGCTTTACTATGATTGCTCTGCTCACATGCTGTGGGTCGGGGAGCGGACCCGGCAGCTCGATGGTTCACACGTCGAGTTCCTTAAAGGTGTTGCGAATCCGCTCGGCATCAAGGtaaatacatacatgc
This window encodes:
- the LOC131242322 gene encoding phospho-2-dehydro-3-deoxyheptonate aldolase 1, chloroplastic-like — encoded protein: MALTTTSSLSTKSPLQSQPSIFPSSSKTHQHSLPLLPTRTPKPISAVHAADPTKNPVVVDKPSKASSSPSLSSPSKTVPSKWAVDSWKSKKALQLPEYPNEQDLEAVLKTIETFPPIVFAGEARHLEERLADAAMGKAFLLQGGDCAESFKEFNANNIRDTFRILLQMGVVLMFGGQMPVVKVGRMAGQFAKPRSESFEEKNGVKLPSYRGDNVNGDAFNEKSRIPDPQRMIRAYCQSAATLNLLRAFATGGYAAMQRVTQWNLDFTEQSEQGDRYRELAHRVDEALGFMAAAGLTDDHPITTTTEFWTSHECLLLPYEQSLTREDSTSGLYYDCSAHMLWVGERTRQLDGSHVEFLKGVANPLGIKVSDKMDPKELVKLIEILNPANKAGRITIITRMGAENMRVKLPHLIRAVRQSGQIVTWVSDPMHGNTIKAPCGLKTRPFDSIRNEVRAFFDVHEQEGSHPGGVHLEMTGQNVTECIGGSRTVTFDDLSSRYHTHCDPRLNASQSLELAFIIAERLRKRRIGSQQAGQHLAMGPLASLGL